Proteins encoded by one window of Streptacidiphilus sp. PB12-B1b:
- a CDS encoding restriction endonuclease, whose product MATRRPARRRSSSYRRPARRRTARRQPPSPAARWLAGVLVTAVLIAAVPVLGAVLAVGLVGGGVYSVRRHRAAAALRAVQLGHIGSYLAMTPKAFEHALADLCRRDGCTRVSVVGGAGDLGADVLATTPDGRRMVLQAKRYAPTHKVGSPDVQKVGGTYAIVHRAQLAAVVTTSGYTRAAADYAARAGIRLYGQRELAAWASRTGPAPWH is encoded by the coding sequence ATGGCCACACGCCGGCCCGCGCGCCGACGCAGCAGCAGCTACCGCCGCCCGGCCCGGCGGCGCACCGCCCGCAGGCAGCCGCCGTCCCCGGCGGCCCGGTGGCTCGCCGGGGTCCTGGTGACGGCGGTGCTCATCGCGGCCGTCCCGGTGCTGGGCGCCGTGCTGGCGGTCGGACTGGTCGGCGGCGGGGTGTACAGCGTGCGCCGGCACCGCGCCGCGGCCGCGCTGCGCGCCGTGCAGCTGGGGCACATCGGCAGCTATCTGGCGATGACTCCCAAGGCCTTCGAACACGCCCTGGCCGACCTGTGCCGCCGTGACGGCTGCACCCGGGTCAGCGTGGTCGGCGGCGCGGGCGACCTGGGCGCGGACGTCCTGGCCACCACCCCGGACGGGCGGCGCATGGTGCTCCAGGCGAAGCGGTACGCGCCCACGCACAAGGTCGGCTCACCGGACGTGCAGAAGGTCGGCGGCACCTACGCCATCGTCCACCGGGCCCAGCTGGCGGCGGTCGTGACCACCTCCGGCTACACCCGGGCCGCCGCGGACTACGCCGCCCGGGCCGGAATCCGGCTCTACGGCCAGCGGGAGCTCGCCGCCTGGGCCTCCCGCACCGGCCCCGCGCCCTGGCACTGA
- a CDS encoding helix-turn-helix domain-containing protein: MSQRESEGADAASPFRKVTDARALRALAHPTRIALLEAVGLNGPLTATEAARIVGGTVANASYHLRTLARYDYVVEAEGGTGRERPWRIGSVGMSYDSEDPDPTVGHAARALSGLMSERWLGRIRHYQDHREQYPDAVRTVSGSSQFVLFGTPDEVEQAQTEVLAVLTRFVDRLADPAARPVGAVPFEVIVSTHPLATAATDPEGRPAP, from the coding sequence GTGAGCCAGAGAGAATCCGAGGGCGCCGACGCCGCCTCTCCCTTCCGCAAGGTCACCGATGCGCGGGCGCTGCGGGCGCTGGCGCATCCGACCCGGATCGCGCTGCTGGAGGCGGTGGGGCTGAACGGGCCGCTGACGGCGACCGAGGCGGCGCGGATCGTGGGCGGGACGGTCGCCAATGCCTCGTACCACCTGCGCACGCTGGCCAGGTACGACTACGTCGTGGAGGCCGAGGGCGGCACCGGTCGGGAGCGCCCGTGGCGGATCGGCAGCGTCGGCATGTCGTACGACAGCGAGGATCCCGATCCGACGGTGGGCCATGCCGCCCGTGCGCTCAGCGGGTTGATGTCGGAGCGCTGGCTCGGCCGGATCCGGCACTACCAGGACCACCGGGAGCAGTACCCGGACGCGGTGCGCACCGTCAGCGGCAGCAGCCAGTTCGTGCTGTTCGGCACGCCGGACGAGGTCGAGCAGGCGCAGACGGAGGTCCTGGCCGTGCTGACCCGGTTCGTGGACCGCCTCGCGGATCCGGCGGCCCGGCCCGTCGGCGCCGTGCCGTTCGAGGTGATCGTCTCGACCCACCCGCTGGCAACCGCCGCCACCGACCCGGAAGGCCGACCCGCGCCATGA
- a CDS encoding MFS transporter, producing MRELFAIPGMRLYFLGNSLSGIGDYALWLAAGIWVRELTGSTAQAGLCFLCLVAGTLLSPLTGIVVDRVRRRPLIMATNAATGLLVLTLTAVHRAGQVWLVFGVMFLYGLSSSITGSAMSALLPKLVPERLLGSANGFSQALGQGQRLITPALGVGLLSVAGGGAVAVLDAVSFAAGTVCWAFITIEEDRPEPSGTRWVRDTAAGFAYLSRTPLLRQLTAAMTVAFFVMGFFETLGIAIATTGLRHAPSWTGVIVTAMGVTGIIGGLSAGAVMNRVGPGRLSALGLGFAAVAALVDGVPRDAVVIAGAMLLGLGIPYIVVGTMTAMQLNTPNELMGRVSGADNFLVTGGQSVGIATGAGLISFVYYRDLCYLVAGVLALTAGYLLTRRAQRPGPVAAAVAPAAPAVEG from the coding sequence ATGAGAGAGCTGTTTGCGATACCCGGCATGCGCCTGTACTTCCTCGGCAACAGCCTGAGCGGGATCGGCGACTACGCGCTCTGGCTCGCCGCAGGCATCTGGGTGCGGGAGCTGACCGGCTCCACCGCCCAGGCGGGGCTGTGCTTCCTGTGCCTGGTGGCGGGCACCCTGCTCTCGCCGCTGACCGGGATCGTGGTGGACCGGGTCCGGCGCCGACCGCTGATCATGGCGACCAACGCGGCCACCGGCCTGCTGGTGCTGACGTTGACGGCGGTCCACCGCGCGGGGCAGGTCTGGCTGGTCTTCGGCGTCATGTTCCTCTACGGGCTGTCCTCGTCGATCACCGGCTCGGCCATGTCCGCGCTGCTGCCGAAGCTGGTGCCGGAGCGGCTGCTCGGGTCGGCCAACGGTTTCTCCCAGGCGCTGGGCCAGGGGCAGCGCCTGATCACCCCGGCGCTCGGGGTGGGGCTGCTGTCCGTGGCCGGGGGCGGCGCGGTGGCGGTCCTGGACGCGGTCAGCTTCGCCGCGGGCACCGTCTGCTGGGCCTTCATCACCATCGAGGAGGACCGCCCGGAGCCGTCCGGAACACGCTGGGTGCGCGACACCGCCGCAGGCTTCGCCTACCTCTCCCGGACGCCGCTGCTGCGGCAGTTGACGGCGGCGATGACGGTGGCGTTCTTCGTGATGGGCTTCTTCGAGACGCTCGGCATAGCGATCGCCACCACCGGCCTGCGCCATGCGCCGTCCTGGACCGGGGTGATCGTCACCGCCATGGGCGTCACCGGGATCATCGGCGGGCTCTCCGCCGGGGCCGTGATGAACAGGGTCGGTCCCGGCCGGCTGAGCGCGCTGGGGCTGGGGTTCGCTGCCGTCGCAGCCCTGGTGGACGGCGTGCCCAGGGACGCGGTGGTCATCGCAGGGGCGATGCTGCTCGGGCTCGGGATTCCCTACATCGTCGTCGGCACCATGACCGCGATGCAGCTGAACACGCCGAACGAGCTGATGGGCCGGGTCTCCGGCGCGGACAACTTCCTGGTCACCGGCGGGCAGTCGGTGGGCATCGCCACCGGGGCCGGGCTGATCTCCTTCGTCTACTACCGCGACCTGTGCTACCTGGTGGCGGGCGTGCTGGCGCTCACCGCCGGCTATCTGCTCACCCGCCGGGCGCAGCGTCCGGGGCCGGTGGCGGCAGCGGTCGCCCCGGCCGCTCCGGCCGTCGAGGGCTGA
- a CDS encoding DUF4184 family protein, giving the protein MPFTFSHPAAVLPFLPPLRDGARRGPLIASALVAGSLAPDVPYFVESLLPGSYAIGRATHRPWAVPTLDVALAAGLVGAWHGLLREPLVALLPGPWADRAEALTAPVGKRDPYDAAWFTASAALGALTHVGWDAFTHVGRAGERLVPALRRRVAGVPVPLALQWTTSAAGLGVLAAAGTRLLRTAAPAPLRTTLDPAARRSASAFIAVSAALGAAHRLGREAPADGARPSLSALAATVSFGGGAGAAAGATGYALAVRLLPARRRPEPRPGVSPRRPERPGRPLPPPAPDAAPGG; this is encoded by the coding sequence GTGCCGTTCACCTTCAGCCACCCCGCCGCCGTCCTCCCCTTCCTGCCGCCGCTCCGCGACGGCGCCCGCAGGGGACCGCTGATCGCGTCCGCACTGGTCGCCGGGTCGTTGGCGCCCGACGTCCCGTACTTCGTCGAATCGCTGCTGCCCGGCTCGTACGCGATCGGCCGCGCCACCCACCGCCCCTGGGCCGTCCCCACCCTGGACGTCGCCCTCGCGGCCGGGCTGGTCGGCGCCTGGCACGGGCTGCTGCGCGAGCCGCTGGTGGCGCTGCTGCCGGGGCCCTGGGCGGACCGCGCCGAGGCGCTCACCGCGCCCGTGGGCAAGCGCGACCCGTACGACGCCGCCTGGTTCACCGCCTCGGCCGCCCTCGGCGCGCTCACCCATGTCGGCTGGGACGCCTTCACCCACGTCGGCCGCGCCGGGGAGCGGCTCGTCCCGGCGCTGCGCCGCCGGGTCGCGGGCGTGCCGGTGCCGCTGGCGCTCCAGTGGACCACCTCGGCGGCCGGTCTCGGCGTCCTCGCCGCCGCCGGAACCCGGCTGCTGCGCACCGCCGCCCCGGCGCCCCTGCGGACCACCCTGGACCCGGCCGCCCGGCGCAGCGCGAGCGCGTTCATCGCCGTCAGCGCCGCCCTCGGCGCCGCCCACCGCCTCGGCCGCGAGGCCCCCGCCGACGGAGCCCGGCCCTCCCTGTCCGCGCTGGCCGCCACCGTCTCGTTCGGCGGCGGCGCCGGGGCCGCCGCCGGTGCGACCGGCTACGCCCTGGCGGTCCGGCTGCTCCCGGCCCGCCGCCGCCCGGAGCCGCGCCCCGGCGTCAGCCCTCGACGGCCGGAGCGGCCGGGGCGACCGCTGCCGCCACCGGCCCCGGACGCTGCGCCCGGCGGGTGA
- a CDS encoding NUDIX domain-containing protein — protein sequence MIVWVNGTCGVGKTSTVGELRALLPGSTVFDPDAVGAALRGLLPPEVYAAAGDVQDLSAWRQLVPATAVALLSELPGPLIVPMTLLRQDYRDEIFGAFAASREPVHHVLLHAEETILRKRIEADPAEPPQTRQRRLDGIAAYQLARDWLQRDAVTVDTSELTPRQAAEQIAGIVQSGTARCPIVEHSVHTGDTVAAAVLLFDEQDRVLLVDPVYKAGWEFPGGVVEDGEQPTLAAVREIDEELGLTLDPARLRLLVADWEPHRGPRTGGLRLVFDGGRLGPAEQAGLALQADELRAWRFTGPAEWPELLPDNKHRRLAAALGARDAGQPRYLEAGVRTDVR from the coding sequence GTGATTGTCTGGGTCAACGGCACATGCGGAGTCGGGAAGACCAGCACGGTGGGCGAGTTGCGGGCGCTCCTGCCCGGCAGCACGGTGTTCGACCCGGACGCGGTGGGCGCGGCGCTGCGCGGGCTGCTGCCGCCCGAGGTGTACGCGGCCGCCGGGGACGTCCAGGACCTCTCCGCCTGGCGGCAGTTGGTCCCGGCGACGGCGGTCGCGCTGCTGTCCGAGCTGCCCGGCCCGCTGATCGTGCCGATGACGCTGCTGCGGCAGGACTACCGCGACGAGATCTTCGGCGCGTTCGCCGCCAGCCGCGAGCCGGTCCACCATGTGCTGCTGCACGCCGAAGAAACGATCCTGCGCAAACGGATCGAGGCGGACCCGGCCGAGCCCCCGCAGACCCGGCAGCGCCGCCTCGATGGCATCGCCGCCTACCAGCTCGCCCGGGACTGGCTGCAGCGCGACGCGGTGACCGTCGACACCTCCGAACTGACCCCGCGCCAGGCCGCCGAGCAGATCGCCGGGATCGTCCAGTCCGGCACCGCCCGCTGTCCGATCGTCGAGCACTCCGTCCACACCGGCGACACCGTCGCCGCCGCCGTCCTGCTCTTCGACGAACAGGACCGGGTGCTGCTGGTGGACCCGGTCTACAAGGCCGGCTGGGAGTTCCCCGGCGGCGTGGTCGAGGACGGCGAGCAGCCCACCCTCGCCGCCGTCCGCGAGATCGACGAGGAGCTCGGCCTCACCCTCGACCCGGCCCGGCTGCGGCTGCTCGTCGCCGACTGGGAGCCGCACCGGGGACCGCGCACCGGCGGCCTGCGCCTGGTCTTCGACGGCGGCCGGCTCGGCCCGGCCGAGCAGGCCGGCCTCGCCCTCCAGGCCGACGAGCTGCGCGCCTGGCGCTTCACCGGCCCCGCCGAGTGGCCGGAGCTGCTGCCCGACAACAAGCACCGCCGGCTCGCCGCCGCCCTCGGGGCCCGCGACGCGGGCCAACCCCGCTACCTGGAGGCGGGCGTCCGCACGGACGTTCGCTAG
- a CDS encoding AMP-binding protein — MGLLSALDGGFGDAADAVTVDGAVLSRERLRAAAGAVAARIAGAPALAVLARPTAETVVATVAGLLAGVPVVPVPPDAGPKEREHILRDSGAPLLAVAARDAGTEAYGAQVLTVDPDERGTAPAEPEDGTAFVLYTSGTTGAPKGVLLSRGAVAAGLDALADAWAWTPQDTLVHGLPLFHVHGLILGVLGPLRIGGSLVHTGRPTPEAYAAAGGSLYFGVPTVWSRVAADTAAARALAPARLLVSGSAPLPVPVFERLAALTGHAPIERYGMTETLITLSTRADGERRPGSVGLPVAGVRTRLVAEDGSPVPHDAETVGELQVSGATLSDGYLGRPDADAESRTADGWFRTGDVAVIGPDGFHRIVGRASVDLIKSGGFRIGAGEVEAALRDHPAVADAAVVGAPDADLGQAIVAYVIPSAEVDGAALTAFVAERLSVHKRPRRVVLVDELPRNAMGKVLKKRLLDAEAAAGPHSSR; from the coding sequence GTGGGGTTGCTCAGCGCACTTGACGGCGGGTTCGGCGACGCGGCCGACGCGGTGACGGTCGACGGCGCGGTGCTCTCGCGCGAGCGGCTGCGCGCGGCGGCGGGCGCGGTGGCCGCCAGGATCGCCGGGGCGCCCGCGCTCGCGGTGCTGGCCAGGCCCACGGCCGAGACGGTGGTCGCCACCGTCGCCGGGCTGCTCGCGGGCGTCCCGGTGGTGCCCGTGCCGCCGGACGCCGGGCCCAAGGAGCGCGAGCACATCCTCCGCGACTCCGGCGCGCCGCTGCTCGCCGTGGCCGCCCGCGACGCCGGCACCGAGGCGTACGGGGCCCAGGTGCTCACCGTCGACCCGGACGAGCGCGGCACCGCCCCGGCGGAGCCCGAGGACGGCACCGCCTTCGTCCTCTACACCTCGGGCACGACCGGCGCGCCCAAGGGCGTGCTGCTCAGCCGGGGCGCGGTCGCCGCCGGGCTGGACGCCCTGGCCGACGCCTGGGCCTGGACGCCGCAGGACACCCTCGTCCACGGCCTGCCGCTGTTCCACGTCCACGGGCTGATCCTGGGCGTGCTGGGGCCGCTGCGGATCGGCGGCAGCCTGGTCCACACCGGCCGCCCCACCCCCGAGGCGTACGCGGCGGCCGGGGGCTCGCTGTACTTCGGCGTGCCCACGGTGTGGTCGCGGGTGGCCGCCGACACCGCCGCCGCGCGGGCGCTGGCGCCGGCGCGGCTGCTGGTGTCCGGCAGCGCGCCGCTGCCGGTGCCGGTGTTCGAACGCCTGGCCGCGCTGACCGGGCACGCCCCGATCGAGCGCTACGGCATGACCGAGACGCTGATCACCCTCAGCACCCGCGCCGACGGCGAGCGCCGCCCCGGCAGCGTGGGCCTGCCGGTGGCCGGGGTGCGCACCCGGCTGGTCGCCGAGGACGGCTCCCCGGTGCCGCACGACGCCGAGACCGTCGGCGAACTCCAGGTCAGCGGCGCGACCCTGAGCGACGGATACCTGGGCCGCCCCGACGCGGACGCCGAGTCGCGGACGGCGGACGGCTGGTTCCGCACCGGCGACGTCGCCGTCATCGGCCCCGACGGCTTCCACCGCATCGTCGGCCGGGCCTCGGTCGACCTGATCAAGAGCGGCGGCTTCCGGATCGGCGCGGGCGAGGTCGAGGCGGCGCTGCGGGACCACCCGGCGGTCGCGGACGCGGCCGTGGTGGGCGCGCCCGACGCCGACCTGGGGCAGGCGATCGTGGCCTACGTCATCCCCTCCGCCGAGGTCGACGGCGCGGCGCTGACGGCGTTCGTCGCCGAGCGGCTGTCGGTGCACAAGCGCCCGAGGCGGGTGGTGCTGGTGGACGAGCTGCCGCGGAACGCCATGGGCAAGGTCCTGAAGAAGCGGCTGCTCGACGCGGAGGCCGCAGCCGGTCCGCATTCCAGCAGGTGA
- a CDS encoding electron transfer flavoprotein subunit alpha/FixB family protein — translation MGEVLVLVDHVDGAVRKPALELLTLARRLGEPAAVLLGAGGGAAQLAGSLAQYGAVKVYTADAAEFGEFLVVPKVDALEQVAKAAAPVAVLVSSSGEGKEVAARLALRLGSGVITDAVDVSAGEGGPVAVQSAFAASFTTASRVSRGVPVITVKPNAVAPEQVAGAGVVVPVEVVFSAAASGTRVVSRTARVSSGRPELTEAAIVVSGGRGVGAAEGFGVVEELADSLGAAVGASRAAVDAGWYPHSNQVGQTGKQVSPQLYIANGISGAIQHRAGMQTSKTIVAVNKDAEAPIFELADYGVVGDLFTVLPQLTAEVKTRKG, via the coding sequence ATGGGTGAGGTCCTGGTCCTGGTCGACCATGTGGACGGTGCTGTGCGCAAGCCGGCGCTGGAGTTGTTGACGCTGGCGCGTCGGTTGGGTGAGCCGGCGGCGGTGCTGCTGGGCGCGGGCGGGGGTGCGGCGCAGTTGGCGGGGTCGTTGGCGCAGTACGGTGCGGTCAAGGTGTACACCGCTGACGCGGCGGAGTTCGGTGAGTTCCTGGTGGTGCCGAAGGTCGATGCGTTGGAGCAGGTGGCGAAGGCGGCTGCGCCGGTGGCGGTGCTGGTGTCGTCGTCGGGTGAGGGGAAGGAGGTGGCGGCGCGGTTGGCGTTGCGGTTGGGTTCGGGGGTGATTACCGATGCGGTGGATGTGTCGGCGGGTGAGGGGGGTCCGGTGGCGGTGCAGTCGGCGTTCGCGGCGTCGTTCACCACGGCGTCGCGGGTCAGTCGTGGGGTGCCGGTGATCACGGTGAAGCCGAATGCGGTGGCGCCGGAGCAGGTGGCGGGTGCGGGGGTGGTGGTGCCGGTGGAGGTGGTGTTCTCGGCGGCGGCGTCCGGGACGCGGGTGGTCTCGCGGACGGCGCGGGTGTCCTCGGGGCGTCCGGAGTTGACGGAGGCGGCGATCGTGGTCTCCGGTGGCCGGGGTGTGGGGGCGGCCGAGGGTTTCGGGGTGGTGGAGGAGTTGGCGGACTCGTTGGGTGCGGCGGTGGGTGCCTCGCGGGCGGCGGTGGACGCGGGGTGGTATCCGCACAGCAACCAGGTGGGGCAGACCGGCAAGCAGGTGTCTCCGCAGTTGTACATCGCCAACGGGATTTCGGGGGCGATCCAGCACCGGGCGGGGATGCAGACCTCCAAGACGATCGTGGCGGTCAACAAGGACGCCGAGGCGCCGATCTTCGAGCTGGCCGACTACGGCGTGGTCGGGGACCTGTTCACCGTCCTGCCCCAGCTCACCGCCGAGGTCAAGACCCGCAAGGGCTGA
- a CDS encoding electron transfer flavoprotein subunit beta/FixA family protein, with protein sequence MSLRIVVCVKYVPDATGDRRFAEDATTDRDSVDGLLSELDEYGVEQALRIAEASGDAEVTVLTVGPDDAKDALRKALSMGADKAVHVSDEDLHGTDVIGTSAVLARALEKTGFDLVVCGMASTDGTMGVVPALLAERLGVPQATLLSEVSVEGGSVRGRRDGDAASEVVEASLPAVVSVTDQSGEARYPSFKGIMAAKKKPVVSLDLEDLGIAADEVGLGGAWTAVDRVTARPARSAGTIVKDEGEGGRQLAEFLAAQKFI encoded by the coding sequence GTGAGCTTGAGGATCGTTGTCTGTGTGAAGTACGTGCCCGATGCGACCGGTGACCGTCGTTTCGCGGAGGATGCGACGACCGACCGGGATTCGGTGGACGGGCTGCTGTCGGAGCTGGACGAGTACGGGGTCGAGCAGGCGTTGCGGATCGCGGAGGCGTCGGGGGATGCGGAGGTGACGGTGCTGACGGTGGGTCCGGACGATGCGAAGGACGCGTTGCGCAAGGCGTTGTCGATGGGTGCGGACAAGGCGGTGCACGTGAGTGACGAGGATCTGCACGGTACGGATGTGATCGGGACCTCGGCGGTGCTGGCGCGGGCGCTGGAGAAGACCGGGTTCGATCTGGTGGTGTGCGGGATGGCGTCCACGGACGGGACGATGGGGGTGGTGCCGGCGCTGCTGGCGGAGCGGTTGGGTGTGCCGCAGGCGACGCTGCTGTCCGAGGTGAGTGTGGAGGGCGGGTCGGTGCGGGGTCGTCGGGACGGGGATGCGGCGAGCGAGGTGGTGGAGGCGTCGCTGCCGGCGGTGGTGTCGGTGACCGACCAGTCGGGTGAGGCGCGGTACCCCTCGTTCAAGGGGATCATGGCGGCGAAGAAGAAGCCGGTGGTCTCGTTGGATCTGGAGGATCTGGGGATCGCGGCGGACGAGGTGGGTCTGGGCGGGGCGTGGACGGCGGTGGACCGGGTGACCGCGCGTCCGGCGCGCAGCGCGGGCACGATCGTCAAGGACGAGGGCGAGGGCGGCAGGCAGCTGGCCGAGTTCTTGGCCGCGCAGAAGTTCATCTGA
- a CDS encoding thioredoxin family protein, with protein sequence MTGVVVCAAVLALSAVFGLWRMRRDGRLRVRGRDSGVRLGAEDLGAELGRRATLVQFSSAFCAPCRATKRVLDEVVGMVDGVAHVEIDAESRLELVRRLDILRTPTVLVLDARGSLVQRASGQPRKADVIAALGQAVG encoded by the coding sequence ATGACTGGTGTGGTGGTGTGCGCGGCCGTGCTGGCCCTGTCGGCCGTCTTCGGCCTGTGGCGCATGCGCCGGGACGGGAGGCTGCGGGTGCGCGGGCGGGACAGCGGAGTACGGCTCGGCGCCGAGGACCTGGGCGCCGAGCTGGGCCGGCGGGCGACGCTGGTGCAGTTCTCGTCCGCCTTCTGCGCTCCCTGCCGGGCGACGAAGCGGGTGCTGGACGAGGTCGTCGGCATGGTCGACGGGGTGGCCCATGTGGAGATAGACGCGGAGTCCCGGCTGGAGCTGGTGCGGCGGCTGGACATCCTGCGCACGCCGACCGTGCTGGTGCTGGACGCCCGCGGCTCGCTGGTGCAGCGGGCCTCCGGCCAGCCGCGCAAGGCCGACGTGATCGCCGCCCTGGGTCAGGCGGTCGGCTGA
- a CDS encoding DUF4395 domain-containing protein: MPAAAPTPAPLATPRTAPGPQQIDARGPRFAAVLTSVVLAVVLITGSGWLLAAQTAVFALAAVGGLGRSPYSWLYRTLVRPRLGPPTEWEDAAPPRFAQGVGLGFALVGTVGYLSGAAWLGLAATALALAAAFLNAAFGYCLGCEVYLLLRRGQDRMRPAGQ; encoded by the coding sequence ATGCCCGCCGCCGCGCCCACACCCGCGCCGCTCGCCACCCCCAGAACCGCCCCCGGACCGCAGCAGATCGACGCGCGCGGCCCGCGCTTCGCCGCCGTGCTCACCAGCGTCGTCCTGGCCGTCGTGCTGATCACCGGGAGCGGCTGGCTGCTCGCCGCGCAGACCGCGGTGTTCGCCCTCGCCGCCGTCGGCGGGCTGGGCCGCTCGCCGTACAGCTGGCTCTACCGCACCCTGGTCCGCCCCCGGTTGGGGCCGCCGACCGAGTGGGAGGACGCCGCCCCGCCGCGCTTCGCCCAGGGCGTCGGCCTCGGCTTCGCCCTGGTCGGCACCGTCGGCTACCTGAGCGGCGCGGCCTGGCTCGGCCTGGCCGCCACCGCGCTGGCGCTGGCCGCCGCTTTCCTGAACGCCGCGTTCGGCTACTGCCTCGGCTGCGAGGTCTACCTGCTGCTGCGCAGGGGGCAGGACCGGATGCGACCTGCGGGCCAGTAG
- a CDS encoding 1-acyl-sn-glycerol-3-phosphate acyltransferase — translation MADLVYPPIIGAARTLFLALDLRMNVVGAENVPRSGGAVLVCNHVSYLDFIFAGWGALKAGSRKTRFMAKDDVFRHRISGPLMRGMKHIPVDRSDGQPAYDAAVRALRSGEVVGVFPEATISRSFTLKKFKTGAARMAADAGVPLLPMAVWGTQRLWTKGRPKTLTRRHTPITIIIGEPITLTPEDRPVMVTRRLRAAMTDLLDRAQTTYPDSPSGPDDTWWQPAHLGGSAPTLEVAEAEDEKENAEKAARRAAAAG, via the coding sequence GTGGCTGATCTCGTGTACCCGCCGATCATCGGAGCGGCTCGGACGCTTTTCCTCGCGCTCGACCTCAGGATGAATGTCGTCGGCGCCGAGAACGTGCCGCGCAGCGGCGGTGCCGTTCTGGTCTGCAACCACGTCAGCTATCTGGACTTCATCTTCGCCGGGTGGGGCGCGCTCAAGGCCGGCAGCCGCAAGACCCGCTTCATGGCCAAGGACGACGTCTTCCGGCACCGGATCTCCGGGCCGCTGATGCGCGGCATGAAGCACATCCCGGTGGACCGCTCGGACGGCCAGCCCGCCTATGACGCGGCCGTGCGCGCGCTGCGCTCGGGCGAGGTGGTCGGGGTCTTCCCGGAGGCCACCATCAGCCGCTCCTTCACGCTGAAGAAGTTCAAGACCGGCGCCGCCCGGATGGCCGCCGACGCCGGCGTCCCGCTGCTGCCGATGGCCGTGTGGGGCACCCAGCGGCTGTGGACCAAGGGCCGCCCCAAGACCCTGACCCGGCGCCACACGCCGATCACCATCATCATCGGCGAGCCGATCACGCTCACTCCCGAGGACCGCCCGGTGATGGTCACCCGCCGACTGCGGGCCGCCATGACCGACCTGCTGGACCGGGCACAGACCACCTACCCGGACTCTCCCTCCGGCCCCGACGACACCTGGTGGCAGCCGGCCCACCTCGGCGGCTCGGCCCCGACCCTGGAGGTCGCCGAGGCAGAGGACGAGAAGGAGAACGCGGAGAAGGCCGCCCGCCGCGCCGCCGCCGCGGGCTGA
- a CDS encoding DUF1345 domain-containing protein, giving the protein MSDEHSPQPSPSASAPQQPPPPVPRSGPGAPLPPSDRWAEQLHGRLERIESLLVNDPLRQRQEGPWAPAWRRRTQGEARWAVTLVLCVGIVVQWMLPERFTVHPHWLLPVLELALMGALAVANPHRRMERSSTLLRALGLLLAAAVSLANGWSAVLLVRDLVNGSPAVGAVTLLTTGGGVWLTNIIAFSLWYWEWDRGGPAARAMGTHQFPDLLFPQMQQEGIAPADWEPEYPDYLYVAFTNATAFSPTDTMPLSRWAKVLMTIQSVVSLLTLALIVARAVNVLH; this is encoded by the coding sequence ATGAGCGACGAGCACTCCCCGCAGCCCTCCCCGTCGGCGTCCGCGCCGCAGCAGCCCCCGCCGCCCGTGCCGCGGTCCGGGCCCGGCGCCCCGCTGCCGCCCTCCGACCGCTGGGCGGAGCAGTTGCACGGACGGCTGGAGCGGATCGAGTCGCTGTTGGTGAACGATCCGCTGCGGCAGCGTCAGGAGGGGCCGTGGGCCCCGGCCTGGCGCCGGCGCACCCAGGGCGAGGCCCGCTGGGCGGTCACCCTGGTGCTGTGCGTCGGCATCGTCGTCCAGTGGATGCTGCCGGAGCGGTTCACCGTCCACCCGCACTGGCTGCTGCCGGTGCTGGAGCTGGCGCTGATGGGCGCGCTGGCGGTGGCCAACCCGCACCGCCGCATGGAGCGCAGCTCGACGCTGCTGCGCGCGCTGGGGCTGCTGCTGGCCGCCGCCGTCAGCCTGGCCAACGGCTGGTCGGCGGTCCTGCTGGTGCGCGACCTGGTCAACGGCAGCCCGGCCGTGGGCGCGGTCACGCTGCTGACGACCGGCGGCGGCGTCTGGCTGACCAACATCATCGCCTTCAGCCTCTGGTACTGGGAGTGGGACCGGGGCGGCCCGGCGGCCCGGGCCATGGGCACGCACCAGTTCCCGGACCTGCTCTTCCCGCAGATGCAGCAGGAGGGCATCGCCCCGGCCGACTGGGAGCCGGAGTACCCGGACTACCTGTACGTGGCCTTCACCAATGCGACCGCCTTCAGCCCGACCGACACCATGCCGCTGTCGCGCTGGGCGAAGGTGCTGATGACCATCCAGTCCGTGGTCTCGCTGCTGACGCTGGCGCTGATCGTCGCCCGCGCGGTGAACGTCCTGCACTAG